A window from Flavobacterium gyeonganense encodes these proteins:
- the murA gene encoding UDP-N-acetylglucosamine 1-carboxyvinyltransferase produces the protein MGIFKIEGGTPLKGEITPQGAKNEALQILCAVLLTGEKVKINNIPDIIDINKLITLLGNLGVKIQRNEPGSITFQADEVNVGYLETEAFKKEGGALRGSIMIVGPLLARFGKGYIPKPGGDKIGRRRLDTHFEGFINLGAKFRYNREDHFYGVETPEEGLQGTDMLLDEASVTGTANIVMAAVLAKGKTTVYNAACEPYLQQLCKMLNSMGAKITGLGSNLLTIEGVESLGGCEHRILPDMIEIGSWIGLAAMTKSEITIKNVSWENLGLIPNTFRKLGITIEKRNDDIYIPAHKDGYEVKTDIDGSILTIADAPWPGFTPDLLSIVLVVATQAKGDVLIHQKMFESRLFFVDKLIDMGAKIMLCDPHRAVVMGHNFESQLKATTMSSPDIRAGISLLIAALSAKGTSTIQNIEQIDRGYERIDERLRAIGAKIVRA, from the coding sequence ATGGGAATTTTTAAAATCGAAGGAGGAACTCCTCTAAAAGGAGAAATCACTCCGCAAGGAGCAAAAAATGAGGCATTACAAATTTTATGTGCTGTGCTTTTAACAGGAGAGAAGGTAAAAATTAATAACATTCCTGATATTATAGACATCAATAAATTAATTACTTTGCTGGGTAATTTAGGGGTGAAAATTCAACGTAATGAGCCAGGTTCGATAACATTTCAGGCAGATGAGGTTAATGTTGGGTATTTAGAAACAGAAGCTTTCAAAAAAGAAGGTGGAGCGCTTCGTGGTTCTATTATGATTGTAGGTCCGCTTTTGGCTCGTTTTGGAAAAGGATATATTCCAAAACCTGGAGGAGATAAAATTGGACGTCGCAGATTAGATACACATTTTGAAGGTTTTATTAACCTTGGAGCAAAATTCAGATATAACAGAGAAGATCACTTTTACGGAGTAGAAACTCCGGAAGAAGGCCTTCAGGGTACAGATATGCTTTTAGACGAAGCGTCTGTAACGGGTACAGCAAACATCGTTATGGCGGCTGTTCTGGCTAAAGGAAAAACGACTGTTTATAATGCTGCTTGTGAGCCTTACTTACAGCAGTTATGTAAAATGTTGAATTCTATGGGGGCTAAAATCACAGGATTGGGTTCAAATTTACTGACTATCGAGGGTGTTGAAAGCCTTGGTGGATGCGAGCACAGAATTCTTCCTGATATGATTGAAATTGGTTCCTGGATTGGTCTTGCAGCTATGACAAAAAGTGAAATCACTATCAAAAATGTAAGCTGGGAAAATTTAGGTTTGATTCCAAATACTTTTAGAAAGTTGGGTATTACCATTGAAAAACGTAATGACGATATTTATATTCCTGCTCACAAAGACGGATATGAAGTAAAAACAGATATCGATGGTTCTATCTTAACTATTGCGGATGCGCCATGGCCAGGATTTACACCTGACTTATTAAGTATTGTTTTGGTTGTAGCTACACAGGCAAAAGGAGATGTTTTAATTCACCAAAAAATGTTTGAAAGCCGTTTATTCTTCGTGGATAAACTAATTGATATGGGAGCAAAAATCATGTTATGTGATCCGCATAGAGCTGTGGTTATGGGACATAATTTCGAATCTCAATTGAAAGCAACTACAATGTCTTCTCCGGATATTCGTGCGGGAATTTCATTATTGATTGCTGCGCTTTCTGCAAAAGGAACCAGTACAATTCAAAATATTGAGCAAATTGACCGCGGTTATGAGCGTATCGATGAACGCTTGAGAGCAATTGGAGCAAAAATTGTGAGAGCATAA
- a CDS encoding DUF4290 domain-containing protein, whose translation MVEKYKKENANDVVFNLEYNSERQRLLIPEYGRHLQKLIDQATMIEDDETRNKAAKYIIQVMGSLNPHLRDVPDFQHKLWDQLFIMSDFKLNVESPYPIPSRDVLQLKPDVLQYPQNFPKYRFYGNNIKYMIDVANKWEEGEMKNALVMVIANHMKKSFLSWNKDTVKDDVIFEHLYELSGGKINLLQSTEELLNTTDLMRTNKRMSNKISQPGQPKIQNNKNNKGGKKPFQKNNNQK comes from the coding sequence ATGGTCGAAAAATATAAAAAAGAAAACGCAAACGACGTTGTTTTTAATTTAGAATACAATTCTGAAAGACAGCGTTTACTTATTCCCGAATATGGTCGTCATTTGCAAAAACTGATTGATCAGGCGACTATGATTGAAGATGATGAAACACGTAATAAAGCGGCAAAATACATTATTCAGGTAATGGGAAGCCTGAATCCTCATTTGCGTGATGTGCCGGATTTTCAACATAAATTATGGGATCAGCTTTTTATTATGTCTGATTTTAAATTAAATGTTGAGTCACCATATCCAATTCCTTCACGTGATGTATTACAGTTAAAACCTGATGTTTTGCAATATCCGCAAAACTTTCCTAAGTACAGGTTTTACGGCAATAACATTAAGTACATGATTGATGTTGCTAATAAGTGGGAGGAGGGCGAAATGAAAAATGCTTTGGTGATGGTGATTGCCAATCACATGAAAAAATCTTTTTTAAGCTGGAACAAAGACACGGTAAAAGACGATGTAATCTTTGAACATTTATACGAACTTTCCGGTGGAAAAATCAATTTATTGCAAAGTACAGAGGAACTTTTAAATACGACTGATTTGATGCGTACCAACAAACGTATGTCGAATAAAATTTCTCAGCCTGGACAGCCAAAAATTCAAAATAATAAAAACAATAAAGGCGGTAAAAAACCTTTTCAGAAAAATAACAATCAGAAATAA
- a CDS encoding DUF493 family protein, whose translation MENDKEKNTAEFYERLKIELDNSNTWPAEYLYKFIVPSVADNVERVEKAFDRMGAVIKTTKSKTGKFTSVSIDVTMNSADEVIGKYKEVSTIEGIVSL comes from the coding sequence ATGGAGAACGATAAAGAAAAAAACACCGCCGAATTTTACGAAAGATTAAAGATTGAGCTGGACAATTCAAACACCTGGCCTGCAGAATATTTGTATAAATTTATAGTACCTTCTGTAGCTGATAATGTGGAGCGCGTTGAAAAAGCTTTTGACAGAATGGGTGCGGTTATCAAAACAACAAAATCTAAAACAGGTAAATTTACCAGTGTTTCTATAGATGTTACGATGAATAGTGCTGATGAAGTAATTGGCAAATACAAAGAAGTTTCTACGATAGAAGGTATAGTTTCATTATAA
- a CDS encoding ATP-binding protein, with translation MQKEIIVLLGGPGTGKSTLINELVARGYCCYPEISRQVTLEAQQRGIDQLFLEQPLLFSKMLLEGRIEQFKSALKEPDDVVFIDRGIPDVVAYMDYIGDSYPEHFTKACEDFKYSKTFILPPWEEIYESDTERYENFEQALKIQNHLIETYKRYGYDLIEVPKDTVENRILYILDKI, from the coding sequence GTGCAAAAAGAAATCATAGTTCTCCTTGGTGGTCCTGGCACAGGAAAATCTACACTAATAAACGAATTAGTTGCTCGTGGTTATTGCTGTTACCCTGAAATCTCAAGACAAGTTACTCTTGAAGCACAACAGCGGGGTATTGACCAATTATTTCTGGAACAGCCTTTATTGTTTAGCAAAATGCTGCTTGAAGGCCGTATTGAGCAATTCAAAAGTGCATTAAAAGAACCAGACGATGTAGTTTTTATTGACCGCGGAATTCCTGACGTTGTTGCTTACATGGATTATATCGGTGATTCATATCCCGAACACTTCACTAAAGCCTGCGAGGATTTCAAATACTCCAAAACATTTATTTTACCACCCTGGGAAGAAATTTACGAAAGCGACACAGAACGTTACGAGAATTTCGAACAGGCGCTAAAAATACAAAATCATCTTATTGAGACTTACAAAAGGTATGGTTATGATTTAATTGAAGTCCCGAAAGACACAGTTGAAAACAGAATTCTTTATATATTAGACAAAATTTAG
- a CDS encoding RecQ family ATP-dependent DNA helicase, protein MQEAQDILLKYWKHTSFRPLQKEIIDSVLEGHDTFALLPTGGGKSICFQVPAMMQPGICLVVSPLIALMKDQVANLQKRDIKAIALTGGIHAEEIIDLLDNCQYGNYKFLYLSPERLQSDWILERIKNLPVNLIAIDEAHCVSQWGHDFRPAYLKISELKKHFPKIPFLALTATATPRVIEDIKTELGLKEPNFFQQSFERKNIAYMVFEIEDKLYRVEQILKKNPQPSIIYVRNRKSCLNISTQLQSLGFRATYYHGGLSAKEKDKNMQLWMSEQAQVIVATNAFGMGIDKDNVKTVIHTQLPENLENYYQESGRAGRNGEKAFSILLYNNSDANQTEQQFLSILPDKKFLKTMYIKLCNYFQIAYGEGLDDSFSFKLNHFCDKYDFPTLKTYNSLQFLNQQGIITLSQEFSEKITMQFLIESKEVIRYMSLNPNEEEIILAILRTYPGIYEMKTPFNLSLIAKKSHHTEEQVLAVLEKLKEKEIIEYKSKNNDATILFNEVREDDLTINRVSKYLEKQNQLKKEQLLSVLHYIKENKTCKNRLVLDYFGEETMENCGVCSYCITQKGKITEADSIADKILHLLKTTALTSREIQNKIKLDTKDVLSAIQQLLENNHIVILANNKYTLKT, encoded by the coding sequence ATGCAGGAAGCACAGGATATTCTTTTAAAATACTGGAAACATACCAGTTTCCGACCGCTGCAAAAAGAAATTATTGATTCGGTTTTAGAAGGCCACGATACTTTTGCACTGCTTCCCACAGGTGGAGGGAAATCGATTTGTTTTCAGGTTCCCGCAATGATGCAGCCAGGTATTTGTCTTGTTGTTTCGCCTTTGATTGCACTAATGAAAGATCAGGTAGCGAATTTACAAAAGCGGGATATTAAAGCGATAGCACTTACAGGCGGAATTCATGCTGAAGAAATTATCGATCTTCTTGACAACTGCCAATATGGAAATTATAAATTTTTATACCTCTCTCCTGAGCGTTTGCAGTCTGACTGGATTTTGGAACGCATTAAAAACCTTCCGGTAAATTTAATCGCAATCGATGAGGCACATTGTGTTTCGCAGTGGGGACATGATTTTCGTCCTGCTTACCTGAAAATTTCAGAGCTTAAAAAACACTTTCCGAAAATTCCCTTTCTTGCTTTAACTGCTACAGCAACCCCAAGGGTCATTGAAGATATTAAAACAGAATTAGGCTTGAAGGAGCCTAATTTTTTCCAACAATCATTTGAAAGAAAAAATATAGCATACATGGTTTTCGAAATCGAAGACAAATTATACCGGGTTGAACAAATTTTAAAGAAAAACCCACAACCGTCCATAATATATGTCCGAAACAGGAAATCATGTTTAAACATATCAACCCAATTACAATCATTAGGATTTCGGGCCACTTATTATCACGGTGGACTTTCAGCCAAAGAAAAAGACAAAAACATGCAATTATGGATGTCTGAACAGGCGCAGGTTATTGTTGCCACAAATGCTTTTGGAATGGGGATCGACAAAGACAACGTAAAAACGGTCATTCACACACAGCTGCCTGAAAACTTAGAAAATTATTACCAGGAATCCGGAAGAGCGGGACGAAATGGAGAAAAAGCTTTCTCTATTTTACTTTACAACAATTCAGATGCGAATCAGACAGAACAGCAGTTTTTAAGTATTTTGCCAGACAAAAAGTTCTTAAAAACGATGTATATAAAGCTTTGCAATTATTTTCAGATTGCTTATGGTGAAGGACTAGATGATTCTTTTTCTTTTAAATTAAATCATTTTTGCGATAAATATGATTTCCCTACATTAAAAACATACAACTCACTACAGTTTTTGAATCAACAGGGAATCATTACGCTTTCTCAGGAGTTTTCAGAGAAGATTACGATGCAGTTTTTAATCGAATCGAAAGAAGTGATCCGGTATATGAGCCTGAATCCAAATGAAGAAGAAATTATTCTGGCTATTTTGAGAACATATCCCGGAATTTACGAAATGAAAACACCCTTTAATCTTTCATTGATTGCAAAAAAATCACATCACACAGAAGAACAGGTTTTGGCTGTTTTAGAAAAGCTGAAAGAAAAAGAAATCATCGAGTACAAATCAAAAAATAATGATGCTACCATTTTATTCAATGAAGTCCGGGAAGATGATCTTACTATAAACAGGGTTTCAAAATATCTGGAAAAACAGAATCAGCTAAAAAAAGAACAATTACTGTCTGTCCTGCATTATATAAAAGAAAATAAAACCTGCAAAAACAGATTGGTTTTAGATTATTTTGGAGAAGAAACGATGGAAAATTGCGGGGTGTGCTCCTATTGCATTACTCAAAAAGGAAAAATCACAGAAGCCGATTCAATTGCTGATAAAATCCTGCATTTATTGAAAACAACTGCATTAACTTCGCGGGAAATTCAAAATAAGATAAAACTGGATACAAAAGATGTTTTATCAGCAATCCAGCAATTATTAGAAAACAATCATATCGTTATTTTAGCGAACAATAAATACACTTTAAAAACCTAA
- the fmt gene encoding methionyl-tRNA formyltransferase: MEKLRIIFMGTPEFAVGILDTILKNDYEVVGVITAADKPAGRGQKIKYSAVKEYALAHNLTLLQPTNLKDEDFLAELKALNANLQIVVAFRMLPKVVWEMPQFGTFNLHASLLPNYRGAAPINWAIINGETKTGVTTFFIDDKIDTGAMILNSEIAIEPEENAGQLHDRLMHLGSKTVIDTLKVIENGNVSTTVQEDSDHIKTAYKLNKENCKIDWTKSGIEINNLIRGLSPYPASWCFLKDKNEELNIKIYEAKLISQPHSEEIGKLIFDKKELKVALQDGYLSLLSLQLPGKKRMQIADLLNGITFSNDAKVY; the protein is encoded by the coding sequence ATGGAAAAATTACGAATTATATTTATGGGAACACCGGAATTTGCTGTTGGCATTCTGGACACCATTCTTAAAAACGATTATGAAGTTGTAGGCGTTATTACAGCAGCCGACAAACCAGCTGGACGCGGACAAAAAATAAAATATTCAGCAGTAAAAGAATATGCGCTAGCCCACAACCTTACATTATTACAGCCAACCAATTTAAAAGACGAAGATTTTTTAGCCGAGTTAAAAGCGCTGAATGCCAATTTGCAAATAGTAGTTGCTTTCAGAATGCTTCCAAAAGTAGTTTGGGAAATGCCACAATTTGGGACTTTTAATCTTCATGCATCCCTATTACCAAATTACCGTGGCGCTGCACCAATAAACTGGGCCATCATTAACGGAGAGACAAAAACAGGTGTTACTACTTTCTTTATAGACGATAAAATTGATACAGGAGCAATGATTTTAAATTCGGAGATTGCAATTGAGCCAGAAGAAAATGCAGGACAATTACATGACCGATTAATGCATTTAGGAAGCAAAACTGTCATTGATACCTTAAAAGTGATTGAAAACGGAAATGTAAGCACCACCGTTCAGGAAGATAGTGATCATATTAAAACAGCCTATAAACTAAATAAAGAAAACTGCAAAATAGACTGGACAAAGTCCGGAATCGAAATAAACAATCTGATACGCGGGTTAAGCCCATATCCTGCTTCGTGGTGTTTTCTGAAAGACAAAAATGAGGAATTAAACATCAAAATATATGAAGCAAAGCTGATTTCACAGCCACATTCCGAAGAAATTGGAAAGCTTATTTTTGATAAAAAAGAACTTAAAGTAGCACTCCAGGATGGCTATTTATCACTATTAAGTTTACAATTACCCGGGAAAAAGAGAATGCAGATAGCTGATTTATTGAATGGCATCACTTTTTCTAATGATGCAAAAGTCTATTAA
- a CDS encoding HU family DNA-binding protein, with protein MNKSELIDAIAADAGITKAAAKLALESFLGNVGTTLKKGGRISLVGFGSWSVSARAARDGRNPQTGKTIKIAAKNVVKFKAGAELEGAVN; from the coding sequence ATGAACAAATCAGAATTAATCGATGCTATCGCTGCTGATGCAGGAATTACAAAAGCTGCGGCGAAATTAGCTTTAGAGTCTTTTTTAGGTAATGTAGGTACTACTTTGAAAAAAGGTGGAAGAATTTCATTAGTAGGATTTGGATCTTGGTCAGTATCTGCAAGAGCTGCAAGAGATGGTAGAAACCCACAAACTGGAAAAACTATCAAAATTGCTGCTAAGAATGTTGTAAAGTTCAAAGCTGGAGCTGAATTAGAAGGAGCAGTGAACTAA
- a CDS encoding YqgE/AlgH family protein yields MISEKLKKGHLLIAEPSIIGDLSFNRSVILLADHNKEGSIGFIINKPLKYTINDLIPEIDANFKIYNGGPVEQDNLYFIHNIPELIPNSVEISNGIYWGGDFESTKDLINDGSIHKNNIRFFLGYTGWDENQLENEMQGNSWIITDNTYKNKIIGKSATHFWKEQIMELGGDYLIWSNAPENPYLN; encoded by the coding sequence ATGATTTCAGAAAAATTAAAAAAAGGACACCTGCTTATTGCCGAGCCTTCAATAATTGGAGATTTATCATTTAACAGATCGGTAATTTTATTAGCAGACCATAACAAAGAAGGATCAATAGGTTTTATCATTAATAAGCCGTTAAAATACACTATTAATGACTTAATACCAGAAATTGATGCGAATTTCAAAATATACAATGGGGGACCTGTAGAGCAGGATAACCTATATTTTATTCACAATATCCCTGAATTAATCCCAAACAGTGTCGAAATCTCTAATGGAATTTATTGGGGTGGTGATTTTGAATCAACTAAAGACTTAATAAACGACGGATCCATTCACAAAAACAACATTCGTTTTTTCTTAGGTTATACGGGTTGGGATGAAAATCAGCTTGAGAATGAAATGCAGGGGAATTCGTGGATCATAACCGATAACACTTATAAAAACAAAATTATCGGAAAATCTGCCACTCATTTTTGGAAAGAGCAAATTATGGAGCTTGGAGGCGATTACCTCATCTGGTCAAATGCACCAGAGAATCCATATCTGAATTAA
- a CDS encoding aminotransferase class IV, which yields MINFNGNIAHEENTLTQNRAFLYGDGVFETLKIVNSRVLFLEDHYFRLMASMRVVRMEIPMDFTMEYFEEQVLNLVNEMGIAASARARITVFRNDGGLYLPKTNLVSYLIHATPLESITYSLNKASYEVDLYKDFYLTKQLLSSIKTTNKLINVTASIFAHENALDNCILLNDAKNVVEVLQGNLFMLTGKKLITPPVSEGCLNGVMRKQILALAKKIEGIEVLEEIISPFDLQKADELFLTNVIVGIQSITKYRKKEFANDFAHVLVQKLNESISEN from the coding sequence ATGATCAATTTTAACGGAAACATTGCACACGAAGAAAATACACTAACTCAAAATCGTGCATTCTTGTATGGCGATGGTGTTTTTGAAACCCTGAAAATAGTAAATAGCAGGGTTTTGTTTCTGGAAGATCATTATTTCAGGTTAATGGCCTCTATGCGTGTGGTGAGAATGGAAATCCCAATGGATTTCACTATGGAATATTTTGAAGAACAGGTTTTAAATCTTGTTAATGAAATGGGTATCGCTGCATCGGCAAGAGCAAGAATAACGGTTTTTAGAAATGACGGAGGATTGTATTTGCCAAAAACAAATTTAGTTTCTTATTTAATTCATGCAACACCTCTTGAGAGTATCACTTATTCTTTAAATAAGGCTTCATATGAAGTTGATTTATACAAAGACTTTTATTTAACCAAGCAATTATTATCGTCAATTAAAACAACTAATAAACTGATCAATGTTACCGCAAGTATTTTTGCTCATGAGAATGCTTTGGATAACTGTATTTTGCTGAATGATGCTAAGAATGTTGTTGAGGTACTACAGGGAAATTTATTTATGCTTACGGGTAAAAAACTGATTACTCCGCCCGTTTCAGAGGGTTGTTTGAATGGTGTTATGCGTAAACAAATTTTAGCATTAGCGAAAAAAATAGAAGGCATAGAGGTACTTGAAGAAATAATTTCACCATTCGATCTCCAGAAAGCAGATGAATTATTTCTGACAAATGTAATTGTCGGGATTCAATCGATAACAAAATATCGAAAAAAAGAGTTTGCAAATGATTTTGCTCATGTATTGGTGCAAAAACTGAATGAATCCATTTCTGAAAATTAA
- a CDS encoding START-like domain-containing protein: MDSKIRYEIEFPINSSPQLLYQYISTPSGLSEWFADNVNSRGEFFTFIWNDSQEKARLASKKTGEKVKFKWVDEASKDTDYFFELHILVDELTKDVSLMVIDFAEKEEIGEAKQLWENQISDLKHLIGSV, encoded by the coding sequence ATGGATTCAAAAATACGTTACGAAATAGAGTTTCCAATCAATTCGTCGCCACAGTTATTATACCAATATATATCAACGCCGTCAGGCTTATCAGAATGGTTTGCTGACAATGTAAACTCAAGAGGTGAGTTTTTTACTTTTATATGGAATGATTCGCAGGAAAAAGCGCGTCTTGCGTCTAAAAAAACCGGTGAAAAAGTAAAGTTTAAATGGGTCGATGAGGCCAGTAAAGACACAGATTATTTCTTTGAATTGCATATTTTGGTAGATGAATTAACCAAAGATGTTTCATTAATGGTAATTGATTTTGCGGAAAAAGAAGAAATAGGAGAGGCTAAACAATTGTGGGAGAATCAGATTTCAGATCTGAAACATCTTATAGGTTCTGTTTAG
- a CDS encoding DUF6035 family protein, whose product MVRTIEFVLNKDDGSTIYADHFFSKEENEVFKYRNELQKAIKGIREPLFVCYFCGQKIKINGGGQTKKVLHFAHRKDSDICHLKTDTNHSSLEINRLKYNGAKESPLHFETKNLIKQFIDLNSDFSNIKVESVVKSNTNYLEWKKPDISAIYRGINVVFEIQLSTTFLSVIVDREHFYKENQRYILWVFKNFELDEFKQRFTEKDVFYSNNRNAFVLDNESINLSLKNNDLYLLCYYQKPIIEDLKIKYNWESEYVCFNQLIFDDLNYKIFYFDVELEENKITIELQKIEEEQRIFVAEKKRKQREKARELSEERFQIAKEYIEVRNERVNFLRKKELYSAERQIAINERHNLFREINEDFFIRLKENYQIRSDFKDVFYTPEYELSNELNRLFINGYRLSETDRMFLRVEFNFELNKKSKLREMEILYYLSLSTFYIKLKNPKYMFLLPKVERLLCSILSFKTGKIIGYSFDNLIQVAHHTFSKKEHIQIFLNAIEAYYGLGLLLSQDKNKKFRNKLLEYQNNKPEQSTQYDEMIKMIFPEAINNIVNVEKYV is encoded by the coding sequence ATGGTAAGAACAATTGAATTTGTGTTAAATAAAGACGATGGTTCAACAATTTATGCTGATCATTTTTTTTCAAAAGAAGAAAATGAAGTATTTAAATATAGAAATGAATTGCAAAAAGCAATCAAAGGGATAAGAGAACCTTTGTTTGTATGTTACTTTTGTGGTCAAAAGATAAAAATTAATGGAGGTGGTCAAACCAAAAAAGTTCTCCATTTTGCTCATAGAAAAGACAGTGATATTTGTCATCTTAAAACAGATACCAATCATTCGTCATTAGAAATTAATAGGCTTAAATACAATGGTGCAAAAGAAAGTCCCCTACACTTTGAAACGAAAAATTTAATTAAGCAGTTTATTGACCTAAATAGTGATTTTTCAAATATTAAGGTTGAAAGTGTTGTAAAGAGCAATACGAATTACCTAGAATGGAAAAAACCTGATATTTCGGCAATTTATAGAGGGATTAATGTTGTTTTTGAAATACAGCTATCTACCACTTTTTTAAGTGTTATTGTAGATAGAGAGCATTTTTATAAAGAAAATCAAAGATACATATTATGGGTTTTTAAAAACTTTGAACTTGATGAATTTAAACAGCGATTTACTGAGAAAGATGTTTTTTATTCCAATAATCGGAATGCTTTTGTTTTAGATAATGAATCTATTAATTTATCTCTAAAAAATAATGATTTATACCTACTATGTTATTATCAAAAACCAATTATTGAAGACTTAAAAATAAAATATAATTGGGAATCCGAATACGTTTGTTTCAATCAACTAATTTTCGATGATTTAAATTATAAGATTTTTTATTTTGACGTTGAATTAGAAGAAAATAAAATAACCATTGAATTGCAAAAGATTGAAGAGGAGCAAAGGATATTTGTAGCTGAAAAAAAGAGAAAACAACGAGAAAAAGCAAGAGAATTATCGGAAGAAAGATTTCAAATTGCAAAAGAGTATATTGAGGTAAGAAATGAAAGAGTTAATTTTCTTAGAAAAAAAGAGTTGTATTCAGCTGAAAGACAAATAGCGATTAATGAAAGACATAATCTCTTTAGAGAAATTAATGAAGATTTTTTTATTAGATTAAAAGAAAATTACCAGATACGTTCTGACTTCAAGGATGTATTTTATACACCAGAATATGAACTGTCTAATGAACTAAATAGGCTTTTTATAAATGGATATCGTTTATCTGAAACTGATAGAATGTTTTTGAGAGTTGAATTTAATTTTGAATTAAATAAAAAGTCAAAGTTAAGGGAAATGGAAATTCTCTACTATCTTTCTTTGTCAACCTTTTATATAAAACTAAAAAATCCAAAATATATGTTTTTACTTCCAAAAGTTGAACGTCTTTTGTGTAGTATTTTGTCTTTCAAAACTGGAAAAATTATTGGTTATAGTTTTGATAATTTAATTCAAGTTGCTCATCATACTTTTTCTAAAAAAGAACATATTCAAATATTTTTAAACGCAATCGAGGCATACTATGGATTGGGTTTGCTCCTTAGTCAAGATAAAAATAAGAAGTTTAGAAATAAGCTTTTGGAATATCAAAATAATAAACCCGAGCAAAGTACCCAATATGATGAAATGATTAAAATGATTTTTCCAGAGGCGATAAATAATATAGTAAATGTTGAAAAATATGTATAA